The DNA region ACGTAAGTGTTGATAATATGGGGCTCTATCTGGTTGACGGCAAGAAAGTCCCTAATCCGAGTTACAATAACATCCCCACACGAGACAGCGGTTTTACGTTAGCAACCAATAACGCCATCTATGTAAAAGGTGACTTTAACGCGGACGGCAGCTTTGCCACGGGAACAGAAACGGCTCCCGACAATCCTCTTTCGCCGGAACCACCGGTAGCACTAGCTGCTGATTCTATCACGATCCTATCTGATCAATGGAACTTCGCCAAAAGCAAGAATTCTACAAGTGATCGCCCTGCCGAAGATACTGAAGTTAACACTGCCCTTATCACCGGTATTGCTATTACAAATAAAGGCGGGGATACCAATATGGCCAGTGGCGGTACGCACAATTTCCCCAGATTTTTAGAAAATTGGAGTAACAAAAAATTCCTTTATAGAGGGTCCCTCGTGGCTCTTTTTGAAAGTGAAATTGCGAATCAAACGGTTTCCACCTCCTATTACAGCCCGCCAATACGCCTATGGGGCTTCTACGATCAATTCGCCAAAGGCAATTACCCTCCCGGAACCCCTAATGTCAGATCATTCAGAAGATTGGACTTCCGTTTTATTGACAAAGCGGAATACGATGCCGCCATTCTAAACCTATAGGCTGGCAAAAAATGCTCCGGAAATGATTGAAAAAAACAACCAGGAAATCTTATATTATGCACATGCGCCGATTACCCCTCACCCTTATGGCACTCCTATGTCTGCTCATTCCCTTTTCCCTAACGCAAGCACAACCAAAAGGCAAAAACAACACGGAGCAGCTGACGGTTTATTCGTGGCCGTTAACAAAACGTCCCGCACTCGAAATCTCTGCTCAACAGGAATTTTTTGATGGCCTTGCCTACAGATACTACCTTCTAGAAAACAAAGCGTTTAAACTAATCATTAAAATGCAGTTTCCCCCACGGTGGCACGTTACTACGCCTGCTATGACGGAATCATTTGCGATTACGGAGCAAGGAAACCCAGACAATCGCTTAAGTTTTAGTATCTTTAAACCCGATGAGTTTTTGCCAAACTTTAATCTGAATACCCTTTTAGGCTATATCGAAAGCCTGAAAGCAAAATACGGGCAACGCCTCAAGGTACTCAATCAGAAAACCAATTTCATTCCAGCAAACCAGCCCTTTATTTTAAATGGCAATTATAGGTATATTGAATACCAAGTTAGCCAAGGCTCGAATAAAGAGCCTATGCTCTATCAGGAATTCATTATGTTTCCTGATACAAAGGAACGTTTATTGTTCGTGATCCAACGCTCCGGCCCGGCAAAAAGAGTTGAGCAAACGACACCTCACATCATGAGCTATCTCTATAATACTGAGCTTGTTGAGCCGGAAACGAAGTAAATCGAATAGTCTTTATTCTATATTTTGCACTTGCTCGCGAATGCGCTCGAGCTCATTTTTGGCCTCTACAACAATACGAGAGATGTCTATGTTATTGGCCTTACTTCCAATAGTATTCCACTCACGGTGCAATTCCTGGCAAATGAAATCCATTTTGCGCCCAACTCTGCCTTCATCCTTTTGAATACATTGCAGAAAAGAGTCAATATGGCTGTTTAATCTCGTGATTTCTTCAGAAACGTCACATTTATCGGCGAACAGGGCAATTTCTCGCAAAACACGCTCATCCTCCAAATTAATAGAAAGATTCAATTGCTGCAAACGCGCCATTAATTGTTCGCGGTAACGCTCTATGGTCGGCTTACTCAAGGCCGCGATTTCTTTTGCCCAAGTTGATAATTGGGTCAATCGGCCTGCCATATCATTTGCCAAAACGTTTCCTTCCTCCTGGCGCGTTTCGATAAACGCATCCAATGCCTTTTCTAACAAAACTTCCACTACAGGCGCAACGGTGTCTTCCGGGAGGAGCTTGCTATCTTGGCCACTCATTTTCATGGCATTTAAGACAAGGGTAACATCCGGATTAAACGGTACATCCAGCTTTTCCGACATTTCGCGTAAACCGTTAAAAATCTTACCCACGCCATCTTCATTCCACGTAAAACCCTTTTCGGCATCGATACTCGCGATTTTGACATAAACGTTGATCTTGCCGCGCCCTACACGTTCTTGAATTCTTTTTGTGATATCGCGCTCCATCTTCACCCACTCTTTGGGCAAATAAACACTCACCTCCAAGCTCTTTCGATTCACAGAAGAAATCTCTACGCTCACTTCACTTTCATCGCAATTTCCCACTGCGATACCATATCCTGTCATGCTATTCATTACTTTATATAACCTATTTTATAATTTAAATCACCCCTGCGTGCATTTTACGGACAATAAGGTAAGGTCATCGGCGCGATCCGGTGCCCCTACAAACTCCGCTACTTCTTTTAAAATACCCTGATTGATATTTTTAGCAGATTCCCTCCCTAAGGCCCTGAATACGGCTATTAACCTTTCGGCAGAAAATTCTTCACCTTTATCGTTAATAGCTTCCGTAATCCCGTCTGTATATAACAACAATACATCGTGTTTATGAAACGGTATTATTTTGTCTTCTATTACAGAATCGAATAAATGGCTGGGAACCATTCCCAATGCCATTCCCTCGGAAGAAATCAATTGGATCTCGGTGGCCTTGCCTGCCTCCGCTTGGCTACCCTTTAAGAGCATTGGTAACTCATGTCCCGCGCGGGCTAACATAATCTCTCCTTTTTTAGTATCGATAATCGCATAAACGATCGTAATAAACATGTCTCGCCTCATTTCAGGGAACATCTCTCTATTTATAGCCTTTAACACTTCGGCAGGAGACATATTTCCTCGAGCATAATGCCTCAGATTTGTCTGGCAAATCGCCATGAGGAGTGATGCTGGTATTCCCTTTCCGGATACATCAGCGATTGCCACAGCGATACGACCGTCTGGCAATTTAAAGACATCATACAAATCACCACCCACTTTTTTTGCGGGATGGTAGCACGCATCAACGTCAAAGTGATTATCTTTGGGAAAAGACTGCGGCAATAACATCCCTTGGATATTGCTTGCCAAAGTTATTTCAAAATCCAACTGCTTTTTCTCTAACTGCAGCTCCATCAAATGCAAGTTATGGAGCGCCATACCGGCTTGCTCTGCCAAGGATTGCACGAGGGAAAAATCGGTTTCGTTAAACGCTATGTTATCCGCGGGGTTGGCAACGGCCAATAAACCCAAAACGCTTCCGTGAGATAAAATGGGCACAATAATAATCGAGTGGACGGCAAGCGCGGGATCCTTATGAAAGATGACTCTTGGATCTTTTCTCGCGTTGGCAATCAATATACCCTTCCCGCTTCTGGCGATTCCGCCGATCAAGCCTTCTCCCCATTCGAAGCTTTCGGACTTCAATATCTGTTCTATAAATTTTGCTCGAGTAACTACGGTTTCGTCAGCTGAGGCAATGGGCTTTTGGGGAGGAAACAACCCCTCTACCGCAACACGCTTTAACTGGTTCCCGTTTGATTTTTCATAAACGCACGCACTCAAGGCTCCTGTACTTAGAATCGCGGTATGAACGATATGGTTGTATAAATCATTACGCTCGACCCCCTCACCGATCGCTTCCACCAAACTATGCATGAATTCGATCGATATCTGCTTCTCCTGCAACAATAGCTGCTTTTCTTCATCAATCTTTACAATTTCGCGCCTCGCGGAAATATAAAGAAAGCTGAGCCCTAAAGCGCCTAGGGCAACACCAGCAAGAAAGTACCAAAGCATACTTCATTCATAGTACATTTCTTTCTTTTAATGAAGCTCAAAAAATATTCCCTAAACCCCCTGAAATTAATCCTTTACCACACCCTTTAAAAAAGTGATGACATCTTGAAATTTACTTTCGTTTGAGCCTTGAATAATGACCAAGTTCTCGTGAGCCTTTAAAATGGTTTTAGAGTCAGCCACTTGCTTGTTAGATGTGACTGGTTGTAACTCCTCTGATTTCCCATCATTCGTTATTCCATTATCAATAACTTGCAAAATTTTATCTAACCCTAGGTTATGGACGAGGTCCCAGTTGCGCTTCCCGAGGTGGCAGAGTGCTAAACAAGCCTCTTCGTCTGCTTCTTGAAACTCAAGTGCCACTCCTGTAATTAAGCCTAAAAAGGTACTATCCATCCCCGTACAGTCTTCAAAATCAATGATAATGCGTTGCACACTCTTCATTCGCATGGAATCAAAAAAATCATTCAAGGGGTTGCAATTTAAGTAGGATGCGCGCCCCTTTATTTTGAGGACGACAGGATCGGAACTCGAATCAACAAAATATACGTTTTCTAAATCTGTTTTCATATGTATTCCCCTTAACGGACTTTTCATTGCTTGAGTATGCTACGTAGTACGTATGGCATTATTCCTCCATGCTTATAGTAATCTTTTTCAATATGGGTGTCTATTCTTATAATTAGATTAATAGCATCAATCTTGCCATTCATGTGCCAAATTTCCATCTTAATTTCGTCTCCGGGCTCAAAATCATCGACAAAATCGGGCAATGAGTAAATTTCAGTACCATCTAGCCCCCATGATTCCACGCTTTCACCTTCCTTAAACTGAAGGGGCAATACTCCCATTCCAATTAAATTACTGCGGTGTATACGCTCAAAATTTTTGGCAACAACCACTTTTACGCCCAATAGTAAAGTTCCTTTGGCAGCCCAGTCTCGAGAGCTTCCCATGCCGTAATCATTACCGGAAAGGACGATTAAGGGCACGTTCTCTTTTTTATAAACCATGGCGGCATCATATATGCTCATAAGTTCACCATCCGGCATATGGGTCGTATAACCCCCTTCTTTTCCTTGTGCCATCTGGTTCTTAATGCGTACGTTCCCAAAGGTACCACGAGTCATCACACGGTCATTCCCGCGCCGGGAGCCATAAGAATTAAAATCTTTCTTCTCTACGCCGAGCGACTTTAAATATCTACCCGCTGGACCATCTTCTGCTATTGCGCCTGCCGGCGAGACGTGGTCAGTTGTGACCGAATCACCCAATATTGCCAATGCACGCATGCCATTTATGGGCTTTATGGGCTTGGTATCCATTGAAAAATCGTCAAAATAGGGAGGCTTTTGGATATAAGTGGACTCCGAATCCCAATGATAGCGCGTGGCTCCTCGAATTTTTATGGCATTCCATTCGGGATTGGCTTGATCTATTGCGGATGCTGAGTATTTATCTAAAAACATTTCGGGTTCAAGGCCATGAATAACACATTCATGTATATCTTTATTAGTCGGCCAAAGATCCTGCAAATAAACCTCTTTTCCGTTTTTATCCTTTCCTAGAGGCTCTTTTACAAAATCTATATCCACTTTTCCCGCAAGGGCAAAAGCAACAACCAAAGGAGGCGACATCAAGAAATTAGCCCGAATAGCCGGTTGTATTCTGGCTTCAAAATTACGGTTTCCGCTTAATACACTGGCGCATACCAAGTCTTTTTCTTTGATGGCTTTCTCCACTTCGAGATCCAATGGCCCACTATTACCGATACAAGTCGTACAACCGTAGCCAACTAGGTTAAATCCTAATTTATCCAGGTATTCCTGTAGCCCTGTTTTTGCTAAATAATCCGTAACTACCCGAGAACCCGGAGCTAAACTAGTCTTAACGATAGGGTTTATTTTAAGGCCAAGTTCTACGGCTTTCTTTGCCACTAAACCAGCGGCAACCATGACAGATGGGTTAGAAGTGTTCGTACAACTGGTAATTGCCGCTATGAGGACAGATCCATGCTTAATTTCAAACTTCTCATCGCCATGCTTTTCCAAGGTAATGGAGGCTTTGTCTTTATAAGTTTCCGCCGCTTTACCGTAACCACCCTCTTTTACAGATGAGTGAAATAAATCAGAGAACTTTTCTTTTAATTCCGTTAAATTGATACGGTCTTGAGGACGCTTCGGACCTGCCACACAGGGCACAATTGTGCTTAAATCCAGCTCGATTACTTTGGTGTAATCCACCTCGCCATCACGCGGCATGCCCCAGATTCCCTGAGCCTTGCAATAGTCCTCGACCATCTCCACGTGCGCTTTGGGCCTGCCTGTCATCAATAAATAATCCTTTGTCTTATCATCGATGGGAAATAAGCCTATTGTGGCACCGTACTCCGGAGCCATATTGCCTATTGTAGCACGGTCGGCAACCGTCAAGGAAGCAGCTCCCGCTCCAAAGAATTCTACAAATTTGCCGACTACATTTTCAGTACGCAAGAGTTGTGTGATATTTAACGTCAAATCAGTCGCAGTTACCCCTTCTTTTAAAGCTCCCGTCAGATGCACCCCAATCACTTCCGGAGTCTGAAAATAAACGGGCTGCCCGAGCATACCGGCTTCAGCTTCGATGCCACCGACTCCCCAGCCGACCACGCCCAAGCCATTAATCATGGTCGTGTGCGAGTCCGTACCGACAAGGGTGTCGAGGTAGTACAGCGTCTCGTCATTAATTTTTTTCTCGAAAACCAATTTTGCCAGATATTCCAGGTTCACCTGGTGGCAAATCCCCACTGCGGGCGGCACTACCTGAAAAGTATCAAAGGCTTCCTGCCCCCATTTCAAAAATTCATAACGTTCGCGATTTCGTTCGAATTCCTTTTGCACATTCCCTTTAAAAGCCATCGCAGTGCCGTATTCGTCTACTTGAATGGAGTGGTCTATCACCAGATCCAGCGGCACGAGAGGCTCAATCAATTCAGGGCTTTTACCCACTTCGGCTACCGCATCTCGCATAGCGGCGAGGTCTACGACTAAAGGCACTCCCGTAAAATCTTGTAGTAAAATTCTGGATACAACAAAGGGAATCTCACGACTGGAAGGTTTCTTGGCATTCCAGTTGGCCAACTCCCTTACGTCCTCTTCTCTTATCTTTTTGCCATCACAATTGCGTAAAACAGATTCCAGGACAATCCGGATACTTACAGGCAATCGAGAGATTTTGCCCACACCTGCTGCTTCTAATGCTGGAAGAGAATACAACTTCCCGTTCCTGAATTTCTTTAACGCGTTAAAGGGGTCGTAAGGCTGGCTCATATAATCGCAGTATACCAAGGCCATAAAAAAACTCCAAGTACGAAAAAACGTCCTTGGAGTTTAAAATAATAAGATTAGAAAAAGCTTATGCCGTTGCCGCCATTTCTTCTTCTAATGCCTTACGGACACCATCCATATCAGGATATTGGTTACCGTCTTCTGCGGGCGCTTTCCACATATGTGCGATTTTCCCCTGGCTGTTAATCACAAAAACGGAGCGCCAGCATACCTGCTGAAATCCTTTAAAGTCTTCTGCTAATACCCCATATTGAGGAGCCACTTCACGATTAAAATCGCTTAACAAAGGGAACGTAATGCCTTGATCCTTTGCCCAAGCTTCCAACGTAAAAGGACTATCAACACTGATACCGTACACGGCTGCCCCCATCTTGCGAAACTCATCCCAATGATTTTCCTTCGAAACGGCGCAAAATGTCTTTGTGCAAACAGGCGTAAACGCTAACGGCACAAAAAAGAGCACTGTAGGGCGTTTGCCAAAATTCTCGCTTAACTTGACCATCTGCACATCGCCACCTACGGGCTTTGATCGTAGTGTAAAATCCGGCGCGGGTGATCCAATATTTAATTCTGCTTTCATCAATTGTTCTTTCTGTCTTGAGTTAACTTCTTTTATAAATAAGTAAAACACTTATTGTAGTCATCTACCCCATTTCCGCAAGTTTATTACCATACAAAATCCAGGAAACCCTTTCTCTTAAAGCAAAAACCCCCTATTCTACACAAAAAAACGCGCATAAATATAAGTAACTTTTCAATAAAATTTACTGATTCTCCAAAATTGACCTTCCGGACAAACGTGCCCAAAATGAACAAACTATGAATAAACGTGAAATCGCCCAAATCTTAGACGAAATTGCTGTTCTCCTTGAACTCAAGGGCGAGAATCCTTTCAAAATAAGAGCCTACCAAAATGCAGCCCGCGCCCTAGAAACCTTTCAGGGCAACTTTGAAGAAACGATCAAAAAGGGTCATTTAGAAGATATACCAGGAGTCGGCAAAGCCATTGAAGAAAAGATACTAACCCTTCATAAGACTGGCAAATTAGCCTACTACCAAGAACTTGCTGCGTCTATCCCCGAGGGGTTAATTAAAATGCTTGATATTCCCGGCCTCGGCGGAAAACGAATCAAATTAATACATGACAACCTGGGCATCGAAACCATTGAAGATCTAAAACTCGCGTGCCAAGCGGGTAAAATAGCACAATTACCCGGCATGGGAGCGAAATCCCAAAACAATATTCTTGCCGGCATCGAGCATTTGGTGGCCTACAGCCAGCGCCATCTTTGGTGGGAAGCTTATCATATAGCGGAACCTATTCTGAATGAACTCAAACATCTCCCTGAAACTGTACACGCTGATTTAGCAGGTAGTTTGCGCAGAAGACTCGAAACGATCGGAGATCTTGATTTTGTCGTTGGATCCAAGGATCCACAGGCGATTATGGATTGGTTTACGAAACACCATTCGGTTGAATCCGTTACCGCTAAAGGCGAAACAAAATCAAGTGTCCGCCTCAAAGGAGGCATACAAGCTGACCTACGCGTTGTTGCGCCGGAACAATATTACTTCGCGCTTCATCATTTTACGGGATCAAAGGATCACAATATACAAATGCGCCAACGCGCGCTTCATATGGGCTACAGCCTCAGCGAATGGGGTCTAAAGGCCGAGAAAGATGATCATAAAGACATCAACCACGTTAAAGGGGAAGCAGAGCTATTCAAAGCGCTCAAACTGTCATACATCCCGCCGGAACTACGCGAAGGGCTTGACGAGCTCGACCTTGCCGCAAAAGACAAAATCCCACACTTGGTTCAAGAAAGCGATATACGCGGGGTCTTTCATAACCATACCGTAGCCTCCGATGGTGTCCATACCCTGGAACAAATGGCAGAGACGGCCGACTCCTACGAGTGGGAATACCTCGGCATCGCAGACCATTCTAAATCAAGTCGGCAGACAAATGGATTAGATGAAGAGCGTCTATTGGCCCAAATCGCTGAAATCAGAACATTGAATAAATCCAAGCGCTTTAACACACATATTTTCGCGGGCACAGAGTGTGATATCCTTCCTGATGGCTCGCTGGATTTTGAGGACGCTATTTTAAAAGAACTCGATTACGTAGTCGTTTCCATCCACTCCAATTTCAATATGGATGAAGATGCGATGACCAAACGGATTATCAAAGCCATCGAACATCCCTATACGAGCATATTGGCTCACCCAACCGGTCGATTGCTGTTAAGACGAGAACCTTATGCAGTTGATATGATGAAGGTGATTGATGCCGCTATTGCCAATAAGGTTATCATAGAATTAAACGCTAATCCCTATCGCCTGGACATGGACTGGCGACTCTGGCGCAATGTCGCGGAACGTAATATTCTCTGTTCGATCAACCCAGATGCTCACAGCCGCGAACAACTCATGTTCTACAAAGCCGGCATCAATATAGCTCGAAAAGGCATGCTCACCAAAGAGCACATCCTTAATACACGGCCACTCACAGAAGTCACCCGCTATTTTAAAAAATTTATCGCGTAACAAATAATAAAAGGAAAAAGGCCGCGATATAGATATTATCTAATCGACCTTAATTCCCTTGCTATAATACGGAATGATCTATTTTATATTTTCCAAAACCTACAATCTATGAAAACACTAAAAACACTTGTACTCACCTTCACTTTCATTCCTTTCATTCTATGCCAATCTTTTGCGCTTGCTCCCCTACCGGGTGAAGATCCCCTTCCCTCATGGAATGATGGTGCTATAAAGGAAAAGATTATATACTTCGTACAATCGGTAACTGATCCTTCAAGCCCGGATTTCGTCCCCCCTCGTGAACGGGTCGCTGCATTAGACATGGATGGCACCATTGTTTGCGAACATCCCATTAACTTTCAACGCGCTATTGCCCTAGAGCGCCTACGCGAACTTGCAGCCCAAAACCCTTCTCTAGCAGAAGAGCAGCCCTACAAGGCAGCAGTGGAATTCGATGATGAATACCAGGCAAATTCCAATAATCACAACTATATCTTTTTGACTGCTTTCAAGGATTACCCGGTACATGAGTTTCACGAATATGCTAAAGATTACATGCTTCGCGAAAAACAGGCTCCATTTGACCGTAAGTTCAACGAGCTCTACTATCAACCGGGTGCCGAACTTGTGCAATATCTTCAAGACAATAACTTCCGTGTCTATATTTGCTCAACCACAGAAGAAAACTGCATCCGCGTGCTTTTAGAAGACTGTATGGGATTAGAGCACGTTGCTATTATAGGTAATGAAGTGGACTTAACCTTCTCGATCGTAGACGGCAAACCTCATTTCCGCATGCATGATACTTTTCGCCAACCAGAAAACCGCAAAGACTACAAATGCGTCTACATCCTGAATCAAATTGGTGAAGCCGGCCAAGCTCCTATATTTGCCTTTGGCAACAGTATGGGGGATTTCGGTATGCTTACCTTTGCAGGTGCTTCCCACCATAAAAACCTGGTCATGATTCTTGACCACGATGATCCGGATCGTGAACTCGAATATCACACAGAGGAACTGCTGGATCATGCCAAGAACAATGGCTGGGAAGTTATCAGCATGAAGCGTGACTTCAAAGAAGTTTTCCCATCCAGTTAGTCTATTCTTTTTCTAAAATTGAAGATCATTCATTACACACACAACGCATGAAAATTTGTTGCATAGGAGCTGGTTACGTTGGTGGGCCTACTATGGCCGTAATTGCCCACAAGTGCCCGAACATCCAAATCACCATCGTTGACATCAATGACGAAAAGATCAAAGCCTGGAACTCCGACAATCTACCGGTCTACGAGCCAGGCCTTAAAGAAATTGTGGAAGAATGCAGAGGCAAAAATCTGTTCTTCTCCACTGATATGGATAGTGCAATCCAAGAAGCAGACATCATCTTCATTAGCGTCAATACACCTACTAAAACATACGGCTATGGGGCGGGCAAATCTGCAGATTTACGTTTCGTAGAAAGCTGTGCGAGACGGATCGGCGAGGTTGCTCAATCGGATAAAATCATTGTAGAAAAGTCCACCCTTCCGGTTCGTACAGCAGAATCCATCCGCGACATATTAGAGGTTACGAGCAACAATTGCCAATTTCAGGTTCTCTCTAATCCTGAATTCCTTGCCGAGGGCACAGCCATTCAAGATTTAGAAAATCCGGATCGCGTTTTGATCGGTGGGGAGCAGACTCCTGAAGGCCTTCAAGCCATTGAAACACTTGTTTCCGTCTATGCCCACTGGGTTCCCCGAGAAAAAATCATCACAACAAACCTTTGGTCTTCCGAGCTTTCTAAGCTGACAGCCAATGCATTTCTGGCACAACGCATCTCTTCCATCAATGCCATTTCCTCGTTGTGCGAAGCAACGGACGCAGACATTACCGAAGTCGCTAAAGCGATTGGCTCTGACACCCGCATTGGCAATCGCTTTCTGAATAGCTCTGTAGGTTTCGGCGGATCCTGCTTTCAAAAAGATATCTTAAACCTCGTCTACCTGTGTGAAAGCTACGGCTTAAACGAAGTTGCTCGCTATTGGGAACAAGTTGTTTTGATGAATGACCACCAAAAGCACCGCTTCAGCCGTAAAATGGTAAGCACGCTCTTCAATACAATTGCTGATAAAAAAATCGCTATATTTGGCTTTGCATTTAAAAAGGATACTAATGACACCCGGGAGTCCCCTGCAATTGCGGTCTGCCAAGACCTCCTCGATGAACAAGCTGAACTAGCTATTTATGACCCAAAGGTTCAGGCTCACCAAATTTATAAAGATTTAAATATATCCGATCCTGAAGCTGAAGCAATCACGCTTTGCAATGATCCTTACGAAGCGGCTAAAGATGCCCATGCGATTGCGATTCTCACAGAATGGGATGCGTTTAAAGACTTAGATTACGCAAAAATCTATGCATCCATGAAAAAGCCCGCTTTCCTCTTTGATGGCCGAAATATTGTAGATCTAGAAGGGCTACGCGCAATCGGTTTTGACGCGTTTGGCATCGGTAAACCCAATCCTAAACGAAACAATATGATTGTGTCATGAAAACAACCATCGTCATTCCAGCACGGCTCGGCTCAACGCGGCTACCCAATAAAATATTAGCAGATATTAACGGCAAACCCATGCTGTGGCACGTTTGGCAAAAAGCCAGCCAAATTGCGGAAGTCGCCCATGTGTTTGTAGCGTGTGACAATCAGCAAGTCTTCGAGATGGTTGAAAGTTGGGGCGGAAAAGTTATTTTAACGGATCCTTCCTGCGTCTCTGGAACACATCGCGTGGCTACCATTATGAATCAGATCCCAGGCGAACTCATTATCATTTTACAAGCTGATGAGCCTCTCTTCGATCCGGAAATCATCCGCGAAATGATCCGCACGGCAAACAAAGCAGATGCGGATATCTATACCCCTATTTATACCATTGAAGATCCGGCAAAGGTGATGAATCCAAATGTCGTCAAAGTTGTCACAAGCAGTAATGGTAGAGCCCTCTATTTTTCTCGAAGCACCATACCTTATGTCAGAGATTGTCCGGTAAACGATTGGCCAAGCGCGTGCAAATTCCAAGGGCACATCGGCATCTACGGCTATCCCAGAAAAACATTGGAAAATTACAAGCACGTCCCCAATAGCTATCTAGAAAATGCCGAATGCCTCGAGCAATTAAGATTTTTAGAGGCCGGTTATTCGATACAGACCTTTCTAGTAAAGCACCAGTTTGCCGGAGTGGACACCGCAGCAGATTTATTAGTCGTGCAAAAACAATTTAAAGCACAGGAAACGGAGAAATTACACTATGTTACATGAGCCCATGCCCGTAGCGGAAAGAAGCCGACTCAACGCTGATCTGAGTAAGCCCAATGCTCACGATGTGCGTAATGCCGCTGATTCTATTATTGAAGCCGCAAAAAATATTTTTCGTCATGAAGCGCTGGCCATGGACGCCGTTGCTACACGATTAAACAAAAATTTCACACGCGCGCTAGAGGTTATCATTACCCACCCCGGAAAAATTATCATTTGCGGCGTGGGTAAGTCTGGCCACGTGGCTCAAAAAATGGCAGCAACCTTTTGCAGCACAGGAACACCCGCGATTGCCATGCACCCTGGAGAAGCTGTCCATGGGGATCTTGGTATATATCAACCAGGCGACCCTACAATATTGCTCTCCAAAAGTGGTAGTACCGCGGAAATGCTTCGTCTTATCCCAACCCTAAGGCAATTCAGGTCCCCTCTCATTTCGATTGTAGGGAACATGGATTCCCCGATTGCGCATCAATCTGATGTTGTTCTCGATGTCACCGTACAAAAGGAGGCGGATCCGCTGGGCATCGTCCCTACAACAAGTTGCTTGGTTTCGATGGCAATGGGAGACGCTTTAGCATCTTGCCTCATGTCTATTCGTAATTTTAATGAAAAGGACTTCGCAAGATTTCACCCTGCGGGTCAATTGGGAAGAAATTTATTACTCACAGTTGAGGATGTCATGCACAAAAAAATCGCAAAGGTGTTACCCGATGCAAGCTTGCGTGACGTTGTTATCGCTATGACAAATATTTCCCTTGGGGGCGCTTGTGTTATAGATGAATCCGATAAACTTCTAGGCATCGTAACGGATGGCGATATACGCCGAATCCTACAACAGGAAGAGGATGTCTTTAAACTTAAGGCAATCGATATTATGACAGCCAATCCCATGGTTGTCAGCCCGCACTTTACGCTAAACCAGGCCGTTAAAATCATGGAAGATCGCCCTTCCCAAATTTCTGTCCTTCCTGTCG from Verrucomicrobia bacterium CG1_02_43_26 includes:
- a CDS encoding YicC family protein, yielding MNSMTGYGIAVGNCDESEVSVEISSVNRKSLEVSVYLPKEWVKMERDITKRIQERVGRGKINVYVKIASIDAEKGFTWNEDGVGKIFNGLREMSEKLDVPFNPDVTLVLNAMKMSGQDSKLLPEDTVAPVVEVLLEKALDAFIETRQEEGNVLANDMAGRLTQLSTWAKEIAALSKPTIERYREQLMARLQQLNLSINLEDERVLREIALFADKCDVSEEITRLNSHIDSFLQCIQKDEGRVGRKMDFICQELHREWNTIGSKANNIDISRIVVEAKNELERIREQVQNIE
- a CDS encoding aconitate hydratase 1; this translates as MSQPYDPFNALKKFRNGKLYSLPALEAAGVGKISRLPVSIRIVLESVLRNCDGKKIREEDVRELANWNAKKPSSREIPFVVSRILLQDFTGVPLVVDLAAMRDAVAEVGKSPELIEPLVPLDLVIDHSIQVDEYGTAMAFKGNVQKEFERNRERYEFLKWGQEAFDTFQVVPPAVGICHQVNLEYLAKLVFEKKINDETLYYLDTLVGTDSHTTMINGLGVVGWGVGGIEAEAGMLGQPVYFQTPEVIGVHLTGALKEGVTATDLTLNITQLLRTENVVGKFVEFFGAGAASLTVADRATIGNMAPEYGATIGLFPIDDKTKDYLLMTGRPKAHVEMVEDYCKAQGIWGMPRDGEVDYTKVIELDLSTIVPCVAGPKRPQDRINLTELKEKFSDLFHSSVKEGGYGKAAETYKDKASITLEKHGDEKFEIKHGSVLIAAITSCTNTSNPSVMVAAGLVAKKAVELGLKINPIVKTSLAPGSRVVTDYLAKTGLQEYLDKLGFNLVGYGCTTCIGNSGPLDLEVEKAIKEKDLVCASVLSGNRNFEARIQPAIRANFLMSPPLVVAFALAGKVDIDFVKEPLGKDKNGKEVYLQDLWPTNKDIHECVIHGLEPEMFLDKYSASAIDQANPEWNAIKIRGATRYHWDSESTYIQKPPYFDDFSMDTKPIKPINGMRALAILGDSVTTDHVSPAGAIAEDGPAGRYLKSLGVEKKDFNSYGSRRGNDRVMTRGTFGNVRIKNQMAQGKEGGYTTHMPDGELMSIYDAAMVYKKENVPLIVLSGNDYGMGSSRDWAAKGTLLLGVKVVVAKNFERIHRSNLIGMGVLPLQFKEGESVESWGLDGTEIYSLPDFVDDFEPGDEIKMEIWHMNGKIDAINLIIRIDTHIEKDYYKHGGIMPYVLRSILKQ
- a CDS encoding histidinol-phosphatase yields the protein MNKREIAQILDEIAVLLELKGENPFKIRAYQNAARALETFQGNFEETIKKGHLEDIPGVGKAIEEKILTLHKTGKLAYYQELAASIPEGLIKMLDIPGLGGKRIKLIHDNLGIETIEDLKLACQAGKIAQLPGMGAKSQNNILAGIEHLVAYSQRHLWWEAYHIAEPILNELKHLPETVHADLAGSLRRRLETIGDLDFVVGSKDPQAIMDWFTKHHSVESVTAKGETKSSVRLKGGIQADLRVVAPEQYYFALHHFTGSKDHNIQMRQRALHMGYSLSEWGLKAEKDDHKDINHVKGEAELFKALKLSYIPPELREGLDELDLAAKDKIPHLVQESDIRGVFHNHTVASDGVHTLEQMAETADSYEWEYLGIADHSKSSRQTNGLDEERLLAQIAEIRTLNKSKRFNTHIFAGTECDILPDGSLDFEDAILKELDYVVVSIHSNFNMDEDAMTKRIIKAIEHPYTSILAHPTGRLLLRREPYAVDMMKVIDAAIANKVIIELNANPYRLDMDWRLWRNVAERNILCSINPDAHSREQLMFYKAGINIARKGMLTKEHILNTRPLTEVTRYFKKFIA